Proteins encoded in a region of the Populus nigra chromosome 3, ddPopNigr1.1, whole genome shotgun sequence genome:
- the LOC133689624 gene encoding mechanosensitive ion channel protein 10 yields the protein MDVKEGVRGEILMSEKRAAHDGDVLIAISSEETSNASVDTKTPKGPASKDRETLTPRQSRPNSPFKESSNGAFAKSVPFSCPSPEISWSSQTQRKPPKIPTPNENLTRRSLARSVYSKPKSRFGEQPYGIDSTVLEENVSTLQEQIATASPHRNLLTRGSPNNKSASSVITPKTPLMASPGGPADEEDEEEVWKRVESSKQKMRRRVGAKAVIEWVAFLCILGCLIASLTVEKLEKTTIWSLEFWKWCVLVMVIFSGMLVTNWFMHVIVFLIERNFLLKKKVLYFVHGLKKSVQVFIWIALILLAWAFLFNRGVERSKTATKILGCITVTLMSLLIGSFLWLLKTLSLKILASNFHVSNFFDRTQESIFHQYVLQTLSGPPLIEEAERVGRSPSMGQLSFRSTKKGKATKEKKVIDMAKVHKMKQGKVSAWTMKVLVDAVTSSGLSTISNTLDESFADGEVEQSDKEITNEMEATAAAYYIFRNVAQPGCKYIDEEDLLRFMIKEEVDLVFPLFEGYETGRVDRKALTNWVVRVYNGRKALAHSLNDTKTAVKQLHKLVTGILVVLTIIIWLLMMEIATTKVLVFLSSQLVAAAFMFGSTCKTIFEAIIFVFVMHPFDVGDRCVVDGIPMLVEEMNILNTVFLKLDNEKIYYPNSVLATKPISNYFRSPDMGDSVEFAIDFATPVEKIGFLKDKIKKHLEKTPHHWHPNHNVVVKEIENVNKLKMALYCTHTMNFQEYGEKNKRKSELVIEIKKIFEELNIKYYLLPQQVHLNPIGSESTNVTNK from the exons ATGGATGTTAAAGAGGGAGTTCGAGGTGAAATACTTATGTCAGAAAAGAGAGCCGCTCATGATGGAGATGTGTTAATAGCAATCTCAAGTGAAGAAACTTCAAATGCCAGTGTGGACACCAAAACCCCAAAAGGGCCGGCTTCAAAAGACCGTGAAACTCTTACTCCTAGGCAAAGCAGACCAAATTCACCATTTAAGGAATCGAGCAATGGTGCGTTTGCAAAATCAGTGCCATTCAGCTGCCCCTCACCAGAGATTTCATGGTCTAGTCAGACCCAGAGAAAGCCCCCCAAAATCCCCACTCCCAACGAAAACCTTACAAGAAGATCACTTGCAAGGTCAGTGTACTCAAAGCCTAAGTCCCGATTTGGGGAGCAACCATATGGTATTGATTCTACCGTGCTTGAAGAGAATGTTTCAACTTTGCAAGAACAGATTGCCACGGCTTCTCCTCACAGGAATTTACTTACTAGGGGGTCACCTAATAACAAGTCTGCTTCTAGTGTTATAACACCTAAAACACCATTGATGGCATCTCCTGGAGGACCAGCAGATGAGGAGGACGAGGAAGAGGTTTGGAAGAGGGTTGAATCTAGTAAACAGAAGATGCGTAGGAGAGTCGGAGCTAAGGCTGTGATTGAGTGGgttgcatttttgtgcattctGGGATGTTTGATTGCTAGCTTGACTGTTGAAAAACTGGAAAAGACTACGATTTGGAGCTTGGAGTTTTGGAAATGGTGTGTTCTTGTCATGGTGATATTTAGTGGAATGTTGGTTACTAATTGGTTTATGCatgttattgttttcttgattgagAGGAACTTTTTGCTGAAAAAGAAGGTGCTTTATTTTGTCCATGGTTTGAAGAAGAGTGTTCAGGTGTTTATTTGGATAGCTTTGATTCTTCTTGCATGGGCATTTTTATTCAATCGTGGAGTTGAACGATCTAAAACTGCCACAAAGATCTTAGGTTGCATAACCGTGACTCTTATGTCTCTTCTAATTGGATCTTTTCTGTGGTTGTTGAAGACTTTATCGCTAAAGATTTTAGCATCTAATTTCCATGTTAGTAATTTCTTTGATAGAACTCAAGAATCTATCTTTCATCAGTATGTTCTGCAAACTCTTTCAGGGCCTCCACTTATAGAGGAGGCTGAGAGAGTTGGGAGATCACCTAGCATGGGTCAGTTAAGCTTCCGGAGTACCAAAAAGGGAAaagcaacaaaagagaaaaaagtgaTTGATATGGCCAAGGTTCATAAGATGAAGCAAGGAAAGGTTTCAGCTTGGACGATGAAGGTTTTGGTTGATGCTGTAACAAGTTCAGGACTGTCTACAATCTCCAATACATTGGATGAAAGTTTTGCTGATGGAGAGGTTGAGCAATCTGACAAGGAGATCACAAATGAGATGGAAGCGACTGCTGCTGCCTATTACATTTTCAGGAATGTTGCCCAGCCTGGTTGCAA ATACATTGACGAGGAGGACCTGTTAAGGTTCATGATCAAGGAAGAGGTGGATCTTGTTTTTCCACTATTTGAAGGATATGAGACTGGACGAGTTGACAGAAAAGCTCTAACTAACTGGGTG GTGAGGGTTTACAATGGCCGGAAAGCGCTTGCACATTCTTTAAATGACACCAAAACAGCTGTTAAACAATTGCACAAACTTGTGACAGGGATCCTGGTTGTTCTGACCATTATTATTTGGCTTCTTATGATGGAAATCGCAACAACAAAAGTACTTGTTTTCCTCTCGTCACAGCTTGTAGCAGCAGCTTTTATGTTTGGGAGCACCTGCAAGACCATATTTGAAGCTATCATATTTGTATTTGTGATGCATCCATTTGATGTTGGTGATCGTTGTGTTGTTGATGGCATTCCA ATGCTGGTTGAAGAAATGAACATCTTAAATACTGTGTTTCTGAAGCTTGATAATGAAAAGATATACTATCCAAATTCAGTTTTGGCTACCAAGCCTATTAGCAATTACTTCAGAAGCCCAGATATGGGTGATTCTGTGGAATTTGCAATTGATTTTGCAACACCAGTGGAGAAGATTGGATTtctgaaagataaaattaagaa GCACTTGGAGAAGACTCCCCATCACTGGCATCCTAACCACAATGTTGTGGTGAAGGAAATTGAGAATGTGAACAAGTTAAAGATGGCTCTCTATTGTACTCACACGATGAACTTCCAAGAATATGGAGAGAAAAACAAGCGGAAGTCGGAACTGGttattgaaataaagaaaattttcgaggagttaaatataaaatactatctGCTTCCCCAGCAAGTTCACCTCAACCCTATTGGGTCTGAATCAACGAACGTGACCAACAAATGA